In Candidatus Cloacimonadota bacterium, one DNA window encodes the following:
- a CDS encoding DUF1565 domain-containing protein, protein MNDIWVRSSVDIILNIFTLDNPNFEFIDNHEDAEYTFSCQQSAIEQIPTDLYVSTEGSDENSGLTPEEPLKTISYANILIKADSLDPRNIYVADGLYSTLQTGEHLPINLKSYVSFIGESEENTIIDGDEYYPIMSGWDGEREVGIKNFTFQNCKLASHHWAPLTMMFTIIDDIWKRFSVTLENLTIKNTTPRTSDDGPRALELVDGDNIEMKNISITDNTCGAAVHLWTMNLNAENFIVNNTQYSSGSESSHGNGLILLRHNSLFADDNPDIIKNLLLCDNISISDFGFPALTFSVAGGCEAYVINGTITENYQQGMAGGIIRVDSGSDLSLINSIVHNNVGGHPVYLNGDDVEFTVDHCLFTNGYEDLFIVGDPVINWEEGNIEGDPLFNIDGDYPFALMELSPCIDAGTLNLPEGIELPEFDLAGNPRIVGVTIDMGAYEYQDSVSVSEEPQVLKYDFLISNFPNPFKSSTKIKLELKEEAHVQVEVYNIKGQKVRTLMDVQTVPGKFELIWCGKDESDKKVASGTYFYKLIIDGEDKAYRNMVLLH, encoded by the coding sequence GTGAATGATATATGGGTTAGATCAAGTGTTGATATAATCCTTAATATTTTTACTTTAGATAATCCGAATTTTGAATTTATTGATAATCACGAAGATGCAGAATACACTTTTTCCTGTCAGCAATCAGCGATCGAACAAATACCGACAGATCTTTATGTAAGTACAGAAGGTAGTGATGAAAACAGTGGTTTAACACCGGAAGAACCATTGAAAACAATTTCTTATGCAAATATTTTGATTAAAGCAGATAGTCTTGATCCCCGTAATATCTATGTTGCCGATGGTTTATACTCAACCTTGCAGACAGGAGAACATCTACCTATAAACCTTAAAAGTTATGTTTCTTTTATAGGAGAAAGTGAAGAAAATACGATCATAGATGGTGATGAATATTATCCGATCATGTCAGGTTGGGATGGAGAAAGAGAAGTAGGAATCAAAAATTTTACTTTTCAGAATTGTAAATTGGCTTCTCATCATTGGGCTCCTTTAACAATGATGTTTACAATTATCGATGATATTTGGAAAAGATTTTCAGTTACTTTAGAAAATCTTACCATAAAAAACACAACACCCCGCACATCTGATGATGGTCCCAGAGCTTTGGAATTAGTGGATGGTGATAACATCGAAATGAAAAATATATCCATAACTGATAATACATGTGGAGCGGCAGTTCATCTTTGGACGATGAATTTAAATGCTGAGAATTTTATAGTAAATAATACTCAATATTCAAGTGGTAGCGAAAGTAGTCACGGAAATGGATTAATTTTACTTCGCCATAACTCATTATTTGCCGATGATAATCCTGATATTATAAAAAATTTACTTTTATGTGATAATATAAGTATTAGTGATTTTGGGTTTCCTGCGCTGACTTTTAGTGTAGCTGGTGGTTGTGAAGCTTATGTTATTAATGGAACGATAACTGAAAATTACCAACAGGGAATGGCTGGTGGTATTATTCGGGTCGATAGTGGCAGCGATCTTTCTCTAATTAATTCCATTGTTCATAACAATGTCGGTGGTCATCCTGTTTATTTAAATGGTGATGATGTGGAATTCACAGTCGATCATTGCTTATTTACAAACGGTTATGAAGATTTGTTTATAGTTGGAGATCCTGTGATAAATTGGGAAGAAGGAAATATCGAGGGTGATCCTCTCTTTAATATCGATGGAGATTACCCTTTCGCTCTCATGGAACTATCTCCCTGCATCGACGCTGGAACTCTCAATCTCCCGGAAGGAATCGAACTCCCCGAATTTGATCTTGCCGGAAATCCGAGAATTGTTGGAGTGACAATCGATATGGGTGCTTACGAATATCAGGATTCAGTTTCTGTTTCAGAAGAACCACAAGTTCTAAAATATGATTTCCTGATCTCTAACTTCCCTAATCCTTTCAAATCATCAACAAAAATAAAATTGGAACTGAAAGAGGAAGCTCATGTTCAGGTCGAGGTCTATAATATAAAAGGTCAAAAAGTCAGGACTCTAATGGATGTGCAGACAGTTCCCGGGAAATTCGAACTTATCTGGTGCGGGAAAGATGAGAGCGATAAGAAGGTAGCTTCCGGAACTTATTTTTATAAATTGATTATCGATGGGGAAGATAAGGCATATCGGAATATGGTATTATTACATTAA